One window of Pyxicephalus adspersus chromosome 4, UCB_Pads_2.0, whole genome shotgun sequence genomic DNA carries:
- the LBR gene encoding delta(14)-sterol reductase LBR: MPSQKFDDGSTVMGRWPGSSLYYEVQIVSFYPSTQLYTVRYKDGTELDLRDGDIKTLGSFRTKKRNSASPSRRRSRSRSRSPARARSPGRQPKRAQQASPAPVTRNSRKGDFLKVQLTPLRLEDYSVGKSNGEAEGIGKTVDYIREHLRTNVEKEDYLREPLRSNVQREDYFRESLHSNREREENVVKEIVRSERVLRYKRTKEQYAEKEPNNIEVLKVKPAEKIQTSEFGGRIGTLFMMLSLPPLLFYLLYQCTQKNVPLFSFYSYSALVDLWNPTVLGYFTLWILLNALFYLLPIGKVAYGVPLDNGNSLKYRINGFHSLILVAVVVGGLLYYQVNLLYVYKHLHQFAAAATLFSVVLSVYAVARSYRAPKEELSEAGKSGNFIYTFFMGRELNPRIGNFDFKYFIAIQPSVNGWVFLNFIMLLAEMNVQKLDNPSISMILVNSFQLLYVLHVLWNQEGILTSLDITHDGFGFMLALVGLVWVPIIYSLQAMYLVNHPVDLSRTVVAAIIVLNTFGYLLFRCANNQKYAFRKNPDDPKLSHLKTIPTAAGSRLIVSGLWGLVRHPNYLGDLIMAWAWCLPCGFTSILPYFYGFYLTCLLLHRVFRVEQQCNMKYGPDWQKYCQHVPYRLIPYIY, from the exons ATGCCTAGTCAAAAATTTGACGATGGATCCACGGTCATGGGCAGATGGCCAGGAAGCAGCCTTTACTATGAAGTGCAGATTGTGTCATTTTATCCATCAACTCAGCTTTATACAGTGCGATATAAAGATGGAACAGAGCTTGACCTTAGAGACGGTGATATTAAA ACCCTGGGTTCTTTTCGAACCAAAAAGAGAAACTCTGCCTCTCCCTCCAGACGGAGGAGCCGATCTAGATCGCGTTCTCCTGCTCGAGCAAGGTCACCAGGACGCCAGCCGAAGAGAGCCCAGCAGGCATCTCCTGCTCCTGTCACCAGAAACAGCCGCAAGGGGGACTTCTTAAAAGTTCAACTAACACCACTG AGACTTGAAGACTATAGCGTTGGAAAGAGCAATGGTGAAGCAGAGGGTATAGGAAAAACTGTTGATTACATCAGAGAGCATTTGCGTACTAATGTGGAGAAAGAAGATTACCTCAGGGAACCTTTACGTAGTAACGTGCAGAGAGAGGATTACTTCAGGGAGTCTTTGCATagtaacagagagagagag gaAAACGTGGTGAAGGAGATTGTTAGGAGTGAGCGAGTCTTGAGGTATAAACGCACAAAAGAGCAATACGCAGAAAAAGAACCTAATAATATAGAAGTTCTTAAAGTAAAGCCAGCTGAGAAAATCCAGACTTCAGAGTTTGGAGGGAGGATAG GAACCCTGTTCATGATGTTGTCATTGCCGCCATTGTTATTCTATTTGCTGTACCAGTGTACTCAGAAGAATGTGCCGCTCTTCAGTTTCTACTCTTACTCAGCACTGGTTGACTTGTGGAATCCTACAGTTTTGGGGTATTTTACTCTGTGGATACTTCTTAACGCATTATTCTACCTGCTCCCCATTGGCAAG gtTGCATATGGTGTGCCCCTTGATAATGGAAACAGTCTGAAATACAGAATAAATG GATTCCATTCATTGATCTTGGTTGCTGTGGTTGTAGGAGGGCTTTTGTACTACCAGGTCAACCTGCTTTATGTATACAAACATCTCCACCAGTTTGCAGCTGCAGCTACTTTATTCTCTGTGGTTCTAAGTGTTTATGCAGTTGCACGTTCATATAGAGCCCCAAAAGAGGAACTTTCTGAGGCTGGGAAATCTG GCAATTTCATCTATACCTTCTTCATGGGTCGAGAGTTAAACCCTCGCATTGGAAACTttgattttaagtattttattgcCATCCAACCTTCAGTCAATGGCTGG gttttccttAACTTCATAATGCTTTTGGCTGAAATGAATGTTCAAAAGCTTGACAATCCTTCAATATCCATGATCCTTGTAAACAGCTTCCAGCTGTTGTATGTCCTTCATGTGCTTTGGAATCAG GAGGGAATCCTAACCTCTTTGGATATTACCCACGATGGTTTTGGCTTTATGTTGGCGTTAGTAGGCCTTGTCTGGGTTCCAATCATATACTCCCTGCAAGCAATGTATTTGGTCAACCATCCAGTGGATCTTTCCCGTACAGTTGTTGCAGCCATTATTGTTTTGAACA CTTTCGGATACCTTCTATTTCGATGTGCAAACAACCAGAAATACGCCTTCAGGAAAAATCCAGATGACCCAAAACTTTCAC ATCTGAAAACAATCCCAACTGCAGCTGGCAGTAGGCTGATCGTGTCTGGGCTTTGGGGATTGGTCCGACACCCAAACTACTTGGGTGACCTCATAATGGCCTGGGCCTGGTGTTTGCCTTGTG gtTTCACCAGCATTTTGCCATATTTCTATGGCTTTTATCTCACTTGCCTTCTCCTCCATCGGGTATTCAGAGTGGAACAGCAGTGTAACATGAAATATGGCCCTGACTGGCAGAAGTATTGTCAGCATGTTCCGTATCGCCTCATCCCTTACATTTATTAG